A portion of the bacterium genome contains these proteins:
- a CDS encoding GTP-binding protein, giving the protein MAKAKFDRTKPHVNVGTIGHVDHGKTTLTAAITGVLASMGK; this is encoded by the coding sequence AAGGCGAAGTTCGATCGGACGAAGCCGCACGTGAATGTGGGGACGATCGGGCACGTGGATCACGGGAAGACGACGCTGACGGCGGCGATCACGGGCGTGCTGGCGAGCATGGGGAAG